A window of Stutzerimonas stutzeri genomic DNA:
GTGAGCAGTGGGACCGCCCCAACGGCTGGGCGCCGCTGCAGTGGATCGGCATTCGCGGCTTGCAGCACTACGGCCATAACGCGCTGGCGCTGGAGATCGAAGAGCGCTGGTTGAACATCGTCAGTCATCTGTTCGAGCGCGAAAGCAAACTGGTGGAAAAATACGTGCTGCGGCCCTGTACCGAGCATGCCGGTGGTGGTGAATACCCGCTGCAGGACGGCTTCGGCTGGACCAATGGCGTGACCCGCAAACTGATGCAGGAAGACCCCAGCCACCAGGCCAATCGCTGCCGTGCCGGGCAGTGTCGGCCGGCCTCGTAGGCCACTCGAAGCGCATCGAATGGGCTGTATTTCCCTACAAATGCCATGGATCAATAGTTATCGTACAACTGCTGGGCTATGATGACGGTTGCCTCCGCTTTCAGAGATTGCCGTCCATGGATAACCAGAGCGCCCAGCCACGCGCCCGTCGCAAACACCGCAGCCTTGCCCAGGAACTGGTGACCGAGCTGTCGCAGCAGATCCGCGATGGGCTGATCAAGCGTGGCGACAAGCTGCCGACCGAGTCCGCGATCATGCAGGCCCAGGGCGTGAGCCGCACGGTGGTGCGCGAGGCGATTTCGCGGCTGCAGGCCTCGGGGCTGGTGGAAACGCGGCACGGCATCGGCACCTTCGTGCTGGACACGCCAAGCACCACCGGCCTGCGCATCGACCCGGCGACCATCGGTACGCTGCGTGATCTGCTGGCAATTCTCGAGCTGCGCATCAGCCTCGAGGTGGAATCGGCCGGGCTGGCCGCACAGCGCCGCTCGCCCGAGCAGCTCGCCGCCATGCGTGCCTTTCTCGATCAGCTGAATCAGAGCGCGGCGCATTCCAGCGACGCGGTGTCGTCGGACTTCCAGTTCCATCTGCAGATCGCCGAAGCCACCGGCAATCGCTACTTCACCGACATCATGAGCCACCTCGGCACCACGCTGATCCCGCGTAGCCGGGTCAATTCCGCGCGCCTGGCACATGACGATCAGCAGCACTACCAGGCGCGTCTGGGTCGCGAGCACGAGCAGATTTACGAGGCCATCGAGCGGCAGGACCCGGAGTCCGCGCGTGCGGCCATGCGCCTGCACCTGACCAACAGCCGCGAGCGGCTGCGTCAGGCTCATGAAAGTGCCGAAGCCGAAGTGCTGCACAGCTGATCGGCGCGGCTGGTGCCGCAACGCCTACCGGCGCTAGCGGCGGTAAGCCAGCAGAACGACCCCACCGACCACGATCAGACCGCCGAACACCTGCATGGGCCCGAGCAGCTGGCCGAGCACCAGCCAGCCCAGCACCATGCCGGCCACCGGTTCCATGTTCATTACCGGCGCGTTGCGCGCGATGTTCAGCCGCGGCATGCAGATGAACAGCGTCGAGAAGGCCGCGCCGTAGAGCAAGACCAGGCAACCCAGTGCAATCCAGCCGGCGGTTGCGTTGGGCAGGCCCAGCCCGCCGGGTATCAGGTCGCTGGCGCCGAGCAGGGCGGAGGCTCCGAACACCACGATCAGGGTCAGCATGCTGCGCACCGAGCCGGCCATGCTCGACAGCTTGTGCTCGGTGACCCACAGCGCCACCGCGAATACCGCCGCTGCCGTCAGGCTGAAGAGAATGCCCGCGACCCACTGGCCATCCGGCGCTGCGCTGCCGAGCAGGCGCGCCGGTACATCCAGCACCAGCACCAGGCCGAACAGGATCAGACCCATGATCGCCAGCGCCTGGCGAGTCGGCCGCGAACCGCCGAGCGCCCAGGTCAGCAGCGCCAGCAGGATCGGCGAGAGGTTCACCACCAGCAGCGCCAGCGCCACCGGAATGCGCGCCACCGCCGAATAGATGCAGAAGCTCTGCACCGCGATCAGCAGGCCGAGCAGGATCTGCCAGCGCCAGGTGGCAGGGCTCAGGCGCAGCGACTCACGGCGCCAGAACACCAGTGCGGCCAGCGCCAGCAGGGTGACTCCGGCGCGAACGAGCATGGCCAGTAGCAGGCCGGTGCCGTGGTCGAAGGCGATCCGCGCGGCGATATGGTTGGCAGCGAACGAGCAGGCCAGGGTGGCCAGGATCAGCACGGCGATGTGGCGTGGAAATGGCGCGGCAGTTTGCATGGGAAAAGCAGTCCTCTAAGACCCTGTACAGAGTTCGATGCGTTCAGTTGCAGGCTTGCCCTGGGTAAGCGGCGGGCCAGTTCAAGTCTGGAGCCCACGAAATCTTCGTCGGCTTGCAAAGTAAAACGCCGCCCGGATGGGCGGCGTCCTCGTTCCCTATCTGAGTGCTATCAGAGCACAACGCTCGGCAGCCACAGCGAGATCATCGGTATGTAGGTCACGGCCATCAGTACGGCGAACAGTGCGGCGTAGAACGGCAGTAGGGCCTTCACGGTGTTCTCGATGGTGACCTTGCCGATGGCGGCACCGACGAAGAGTACCGCACCTACCGGCGGGGTTATCAGGCCGATACCCAGGTTGACCAGCATGATCATGCCGAAGTGCACCGGATCGACTCCGAAGGAGGTCACCACCGGTAGCAGGATCGGCGTAAGGATCAGGATCAGCGGCGCCATGTCCATCAGCGTACCCAACACCAGCAACATGAAGTTGATGCACATGAGGATCACGTAGCGGTTGTCCGACATGGCCAGGAACGCGGTGGTGATCTTCGACGGGATCTGCATCAGCGTCATGATGTAGCCGAAGCTGGCGGCGAAGGCGATCAGAATCATCACGATCGACAGGGTGCGCACCGTGCGATGCAGCATCCGCGGCAGCTCGCGCCACTTGTAGTCGCGGTAGATGAACATGGTCACGAAGAACGCCCAGACCACCGCCACGGCCGCTGACTCGGTCGCGGTGAACACGCCGGAGAGAATGCCGCCGAGGATGATGACCATGGTCATCAGGCCCCAGAGTGCCTCGACGCAGATCTTCAGCGCCTGGCGCAGTGGCACCACTTCGCCCTTGGGGTAGTTGCGCTTGCGGGCGAACAGCAGGCACAGGGTTGCCATGGTGGCGCTGAGCAACAGGCCCGGGCCGATGCCGGCGACGAACAGCGCGGCGATCGAAACCGTGCCGCCAGCGGCCAGCGAGTAGATCACCGAGTTGTGGCTGGGCGGCGTCAGCAGTGCCTGTACCGAACCGGAAATGGTCACCGCAGTGGAAAATTCCCGCGGGTAGCCCTTCTTCTCCATTTCCGGAATCAGTACCGAGCCCACCGAGGCGGTGTCCGCCAGGGACGAGCCGGAGATGGCGCCGAAGAAGGTCGAGGCGGTGATGTTGACCAGTGACAGGCCGCCGCGAACGAAGCCGACCAGCACCCCGGCGAAGGCGACCAGGCGCCGCGCCATGCCGCCTTCAGCCATGATTGCGCCGGCCAGGACGAAGAACGGAATGGCCAGCAGGGAAAATTTGTTCACGCCCCCGGCGATCTGGATCATCACGGCGTGCAAGGGGATCTCGATCCACCAGGCGCCGGCCAGGGTGGCCAGGCCGAGGGAATAGGCGACCGGAACGCGCAGCAAAATGAGGATGATGAAACTGCCCAGCAGGATGACGGCATCCATTACACGGCCTCCTTGGACTCTTCACGGGCTTCATAATCGACGACCCGACGCTTGCTCTGGTCGCCGTACAACAATTGCTCGATGACGAACAGCAGGGTGATGAAGCCGCCCAGGGGAATCGGCGCGTAGCTGATGCCGACTCGCATCCAGGTCAGGGTGCTGAGGTACTGGTTCCAGGTCGCGACGCACAGCTTGTAGCCCCAGATCAGCATGAACAGACTGATGGCGGCCATGGCCAGGCGCACGAACAAGAGCAGAAATGGCTGGGCCAGCGGCGGCAGGCGATCACTGAGCACCTGCACGGCCATGTGTGCGCCGGCGCGGTAGCTGGCGGCGGCGCCGACAAAGGTGAACACCACCATCAGCAGGATGGCGACGGGCTCGGGCCAACCGAGACCCTGGCCCAGGGCATAGCGGCTGAACACGCCCCAGGGAATGATCGTCGCCATGATCACGATCGCCGTGGCGGCGACGATGACGCAGGCGCGGTAGATGGCGTCATTGACGCCTAGAACCAGGTTTTTCATGAGACTCCACCGATTGCATCGCGGCGGTGCAGGCCGCCGCGATGCGCTTGCACGAGGTTACTGAACGGCTTCGATGCGCTTGATCAGCTCGGCGAACTGCGCGCCGTACTTTTCGCGGACCGGAGCGGTGGCGTCGTAGAAGGGCTTGGTGTCGACCTCGATGAACTCGACGCCTTCGGCCTTGAGCTTCTCGTTGCTGGCGGTTTCCTTGGCAACCCAGAGGTCGCGCTCTTCCAGCTGGGCTTCCTTGGCCAGTTTCTTCACCGTCGCCTGCTGCTCGGGGCTGAGCTTGTTCCAGGTGTCCTTGGACATCAGCAGCGGCTCGGGCAGGATCAGGTGGTGGGTCTGGGTGTAGTGCTTGGCCACGCGGAAGTGGTTGTGTTCGAGCAGGGTTGGCGAGTTGTTCTCGGCACCGTCGATCACACCGCTCTGCAGGGCGCTGAAGATCTCGCCGGTGTCCATGGCGATGCCGTTGGCGCCCATGGCGTTAAGGGTATCGATGAACAGCGGGTTGCCGATCACGCGAATCTTCATGCCCTTGAGGTCTTCGATGCGCCGGATCGGCTTCTTGGTGTACAGGCTGCGGCTACCGGCTTCCATCCACGCCAGGCCGACCATGTTGAAGTCGGAATCGGTGATGGCGTCGAGAATCTCCTGGCCTATCTCACCGTCGACCACCTTGCGCATATGCTCGATGTCGCGAAACACGAATGGCATGTTGAACACGTTGGTGGCCGGCACCACCGGTCCGACCGAGCCAAGGCTGACGCGGGTCAGTTGCACGGCGCCGATCTGGGTCTGTTCGATCACTTCCTTCTCGGAGCCGAGTACGCCGCCAGCGAACATGCGCGACTTGATCTCGCCGTTGGTGGCGCTTTCCAGCTTCTTGCCGAGGTTCTCCATGGCGACCACGGTCGGGTAGCCGGCCGGGTGGATCTCGGCGATCTTCAACGTCATGGCCTGAGCCAGGCCGCTGATGCAGAAGGCGAAGGGAAGGGCGGTTACGAGCAACTTGCGTTTGAGGTTCATGACACTCTCCATCTTGTTTTTGTTGGTGTGCAGCGTTGCGAGAAGCGAGGTTGGGCAAGCGGCTGCCCTTCCCTGGTGAGTCAGTTGAAAGCGGGTTCCTCCAGTCCGGTGACGCCTGGATTCAGGGCAAAGACGCCACCGGCCAGTGGCTGGTCGCTGAGGTTGCCGCCGGGACGAATCGAGGTGACGAACAGGGTGTCCAGGCGCGCGCCGCCGAAAGCACACATGGTCGGTTTCTTCACCGGGACGGCGAGCGAACGGTCCAGGCGGCCATCGGGCGTGAAGCGGTGGATCAAGCCGGCATCGTTGCCGCAGATCCAGTAACAGCCATCGGCATCCACCGCGGCGCCGTCCGGTCGGCCGGGGTGGTCGAGCATGTCGACGAACAGGCGCCGGCCGCTTGGTATGCCGCTGTCGGGGTCGTAATCGAAGGCCCAGATTTTCTGCACGCTGGGGTGCGAGTCGGACAGGTACATGGTTCGTCCATCCGGGCTGAAGGCCAGCCCGTTGGGCACGATGAAACCGTCGAGCTGAGGCACCAGCGGGGCGTCGATGATCTTGCTGTCCAGCCGGTACAGCGCGCCGACCGGATGCCCGGCGGCCATGTCCAGCGCCATGCTGCCGGCCCAGAAACGCCCCTGGCGATCGCAACGGCCGTCGTTCATGCGCATCTCGGCCAACTGGTGGTCGATGCTCGCCAGCAGGCGGCCGTCGAGGCGGCCATCCGGGCGCGTTTGCAGCGCGAAGAAGCCGCTCTCCATGCCGGCCACCCAGCCGTCGCCACTGCGGGCGATACAGGCGAGCATCTGTTCGCCCTGCCAGCGGGAAACCTGTCCATCGGCAGCGTTCCAGCGCAGCAGTTCGCGGTTGGGTATGTCGACCCAGTACAGCGCCTGTTCGGTGGCGACCCAGACCGGGCTTTCGCCGGTGGCGCAGCCGAGGTCGGCGATGAGTTCAACTTCACTGGCCATTGCGTTTCTCTTGTTGTTGTACGCGGGGCAAAGGGGGGCGGTCAGTCGAAGGGGCCGGCTGCGACGAAGGCGCCGCCCTGGTAGATGGCGGCGGGATCGTCAGCGCTGTACGGCGGTTGCTGCTCGATCTTGTCGCGGAACACTTCGGAGCTGTCCTGCGCGCGGAAGCCCAGGTGCGCGGCCAGGTGGTTGTCCCACCAGACGTCGCGGTTGGCGGACATGCCGTAGACCACCGTGTGGCCGACGTTCGGCGTGAACAACGCGCAACGCATCAGCTCGGTGAGGTCGCGAAAGCTCAGCCAGGTGCTCATCATTCGGCGGTTGGCTGGCTCGGGGAACGAGGAGCCGATGCGGATGCTTACGGTCTCGATGCCGTAGCGGTCGTGATAGAAGCTCGCCATGTCTTCGCCGTAGGACTTGGACAGGCCGTAGTAGCCGTCCGGGCGGCGCGGGGCGTTGGCGTCCAGCGGCTGCGATTGCTCGTAGAAGCCGATCACATGATTGGAGCTGGCGAAGATCACGCGCTTGATGCCATGGCGGCGCGCTGCTTCGTAGATATGAAAGGTGCCGCGGATGTTGGCGTCGAGGATTTCCTCGAACGGCCGCTCGACGGAGACGCCGCCGAAATGGGCGATGGCATCGACGCCTTCGCACAGCGCATGCACCGCCGCCTTGTCGGCGAGGTCGCAGGGCATCACTTCCTCATGTTCGCCGGCTGCCGGGGCCATCGGCGCGATATCGGACAGTCGGATGATTCGGGCGAAGGGCTGCAGTCGTTCACGCAGCTCCTTGCCGAGGCCGCCCGCTGCACCAGTGAGCAGAAGGCGGCCGAATGGGGGTGTCAGAGTGGTAGTCATCGGGGTGCCTTTCGTTATTGTTCTTGGAGTCATCGGTTGTCATATGACATGTGCTAAATATCAGCATCTGCCTGTGTGAATGTCAACACGCTTAAAGTCGTATTGATGAGTTATGTCGCTCGTCGGCGTCACTGATGGGAAGTTGGCCAAGCCGAAGTGCTGTGGCAGAGGGCCCTAGGGAAGCAGCGTCACTAGACGGATGAAGGTGGGTTGGCATCAACGATTTATCAGTAGTTGTATGATGACTTGCCAAAAAAGAGCGGTGCGCATCGGTGCGCGGTGCGCGGCGAGATCGATGCCTAAGCGTTACTGGTGCACACCGTAATGACTGCCTGCGGAGACTGCCGAGCGGGTTGCCCGGAGCGGCTGCGATTGGCCGTTGCTGCTCAGAATTGCCTGACCAGCGCCGCGGCGAGGATGCCGGCGGCAATCGCTGGCAGCGGCTTCTTCAGCACCAGCATGGTCACTGCCGTGGCCAG
This region includes:
- a CDS encoding TRAP transporter small permease, translating into MKNLVLGVNDAIYRACVIVAATAIVIMATIIPWGVFSRYALGQGLGWPEPVAILLMVVFTFVGAAASYRAGAHMAVQVLSDRLPPLAQPFLLLFVRLAMAAISLFMLIWGYKLCVATWNQYLSTLTWMRVGISYAPIPLGGFITLLFVIEQLLYGDQSKRRVVDYEAREESKEAV
- a CDS encoding FadR/GntR family transcriptional regulator, coding for MDNQSAQPRARRKHRSLAQELVTELSQQIRDGLIKRGDKLPTESAIMQAQGVSRTVVREAISRLQASGLVETRHGIGTFVLDTPSTTGLRIDPATIGTLRDLLAILELRISLEVESAGLAAQRRSPEQLAAMRAFLDQLNQSAAHSSDAVSSDFQFHLQIAEATGNRYFTDIMSHLGTTLIPRSRVNSARLAHDDQQHYQARLGREHEQIYEAIERQDPESARAAMRLHLTNSRERLRQAHESAEAEVLHS
- a CDS encoding SMP-30/gluconolactonase/LRE family protein; this encodes MASEVELIADLGCATGESPVWVATEQALYWVDIPNRELLRWNAADGQVSRWQGEQMLACIARSGDGWVAGMESGFFALQTRPDGRLDGRLLASIDHQLAEMRMNDGRCDRQGRFWAGSMALDMAAGHPVGALYRLDSKIIDAPLVPQLDGFIVPNGLAFSPDGRTMYLSDSHPSVQKIWAFDYDPDSGIPSGRRLFVDMLDHPGRPDGAAVDADGCYWICGNDAGLIHRFTPDGRLDRSLAVPVKKPTMCAFGGARLDTLFVTSIRPGGNLSDQPLAGGVFALNPGVTGLEEPAFN
- a CDS encoding TRAP transporter substrate-binding protein; this encodes MNLKRKLLVTALPFAFCISGLAQAMTLKIAEIHPAGYPTVVAMENLGKKLESATNGEIKSRMFAGGVLGSEKEVIEQTQIGAVQLTRVSLGSVGPVVPATNVFNMPFVFRDIEHMRKVVDGEIGQEILDAITDSDFNMVGLAWMEAGSRSLYTKKPIRRIEDLKGMKIRVIGNPLFIDTLNAMGANGIAMDTGEIFSALQSGVIDGAENNSPTLLEHNHFRVAKHYTQTHHLILPEPLLMSKDTWNKLSPEQQATVKKLAKEAQLEERDLWVAKETASNEKLKAEGVEFIEVDTKPFYDATAPVREKYGAQFAELIKRIEAVQ
- a CDS encoding TRAP transporter large permease, whose protein sequence is MDAVILLGSFIILILLRVPVAYSLGLATLAGAWWIEIPLHAVMIQIAGGVNKFSLLAIPFFVLAGAIMAEGGMARRLVAFAGVLVGFVRGGLSLVNITASTFFGAISGSSLADTASVGSVLIPEMEKKGYPREFSTAVTISGSVQALLTPPSHNSVIYSLAAGGTVSIAALFVAGIGPGLLLSATMATLCLLFARKRNYPKGEVVPLRQALKICVEALWGLMTMVIILGGILSGVFTATESAAVAVVWAFFVTMFIYRDYKWRELPRMLHRTVRTLSIVMILIAFAASFGYIMTLMQIPSKITTAFLAMSDNRYVILMCINFMLLVLGTLMDMAPLILILTPILLPVVTSFGVDPVHFGMIMLVNLGIGLITPPVGAVLFVGAAIGKVTIENTVKALLPFYAALFAVLMAVTYIPMISLWLPSVVL
- a CDS encoding EamA family transporter codes for the protein MQTAAPFPRHIAVLILATLACSFAANHIAARIAFDHGTGLLLAMLVRAGVTLLALAALVFWRRESLRLSPATWRWQILLGLLIAVQSFCIYSAVARIPVALALLVVNLSPILLALLTWALGGSRPTRQALAIMGLILFGLVLVLDVPARLLGSAAPDGQWVAGILFSLTAAAVFAVALWVTEHKLSSMAGSVRSMLTLIVVFGASALLGASDLIPGGLGLPNATAGWIALGCLVLLYGAAFSTLFICMPRLNIARNAPVMNMEPVAGMVLGWLVLGQLLGPMQVFGGLIVVGGVVLLAYRR
- a CDS encoding NAD-dependent epimerase/dehydratase family protein, producing the protein MTTTLTPPFGRLLLTGAAGGLGKELRERLQPFARIIRLSDIAPMAPAAGEHEEVMPCDLADKAAVHALCEGVDAIAHFGGVSVERPFEEILDANIRGTFHIYEAARRHGIKRVIFASSNHVIGFYEQSQPLDANAPRRPDGYYGLSKSYGEDMASFYHDRYGIETVSIRIGSSFPEPANRRMMSTWLSFRDLTELMRCALFTPNVGHTVVYGMSANRDVWWDNHLAAHLGFRAQDSSEVFRDKIEQQPPYSADDPAAIYQGGAFVAAGPFD